Part of the Brevibacillus brevis genome is shown below.
CCCTGAAATCGCGTCGACAAATTGCGGATCGGTTTCGGCGTAAAGATACACCAGCCTGTATTCCCGATTCCCTTTCCCGTCGTCCTTCCCCAGATAGGAGAGGGAGGGCTCCATGCCTTTTTCCAGCGTTTCACGTGCCGTTTTTTCCGGAATGACCAGCTTTGCGTCTGGCAGCTCTCCTTCATACTGCCTCCTCTATTTTTTCGATTGCCTGTGCTCCAGCACCGCTTTCATCAACTGAGCGGCTTCCGCCCTGGTCACTGGATCGTTCGGATGGAACGATTGGCTTTGCTCACCGGGCAAAAGCCCGAGGGAATGGAGAATCGTGACGGCCGGGGTATCCTTTTTCGCGACATCGGAATAGGGCGATACGAAAATCCCCGGCTTATCCAGCAGATCCCCGTAACCGAGCAGTCTGGCGAACATGTCTGCCGCCTGCGCGCGCGTGACGGCCTTGTCCGGTTCAAAGCGCGATCCTTCCTTGGGGATCAGTCCATACTGGACCGCCTTGTAGATGGCGGCGAACTGCGGATGCTTGTCATCGACATCCGCAAACGGGAAGGGATTTTCTCCCTCGTCATCCGAGCTGGAGACGTGAGAGGAATGAAACTCGATACGGTTGGTCATCCGGGCCAGCATCTGCGCCAGTTCGCCTCGTGTCACCTGCTTGTCAGGCTCGAGGCTGCCTCCTTCCGCCGTCAGCAAGCCCATGCGCTGGGCGAACTCCAGAGCTTCCTGCTGCGGGTGGTCGGCAATATCGCCGGGCCGCTGCTTTTTTTGCTCCTGCTTGAAGCTGATCCATTCGCCGGTCAGCCCATCCACGACTCCTTGGTCGCCAACATAGCGATACACCAGCATGACCTTTTGGTTAGCTGCGGGCATCTGTACGTGGCGCTGTTGCGGCGTGTAGTACGTCAGCATCACTGATTTCTGCTGTCGCTCGGCTTTCTTGGCGGCCGAAGCGTCGATCGCTTTCCGCTTGTCCCCGGCGAGATACGTCCGGTCTTCCGGACGCACTTCCAACAGCTCCGCCTCTCCCGACTGCGGATTGACCTGCACGAAAAACTCCGCGTCTTCGATCGGCACGCCGTCCTTTATCCATCCAAACCGAATCTCGTATGCCCTGCCGCGCTCCAATTGATTCTGCAGATCCTCATCCGAAGGCTGTTGATCCAGCAAGTAGATTTCACCCAGACGGTCCGATAAAAGATTCTTCACCAGAGCTGCTGCGCTTGCCTCTGCCTCCTTCCAGGACACGGCTTTCTCGATTTTTGCGCCGTCCTCCCGGAACCGAGCCCGCTCGCTGGTGCTGAACTCGTCCAGTTGCCCGCGATCGTCGATCCGCACCTGCACCGTATCTCCTGGCTTGCCTTTGGTATGAAGAGGCGTAAAATCAAACTTCCAGTTGCGAACCTCGATCCCGCCAGGGCCCGACCTGCCTCCTCCGCCCCGGCTGCCTTCCGAACGGTATTCGCCGGGCAGTTTTTTGATCAGCTGTTCGGCGATTTGCTGGGCCTGCTCTTTGGTCACCCGCGTCCGGCTGTCGTCCTGCGGGGAGACCGTCGTACCCAGCGGCTGCACGCCCTTGCTTTCCGCAAGTTGGCCCAGAGCGTTGACAACAGCGCCTGAAACGGCGTCCACGAACTGGGGATCCCTTGGGCTGTATTCGTAGACCAGCTTGTACTTTCCGCTGTCCTGATCATAGGCTCCGGTCATGCTGGACAGCTCCTTGTAGAGGAGGGAGGGACCCGCTTTTTCCGCCAGCAGCTTTTCCGCCTGTTCCACAGGCAACACGCTTGTGGGCTCAGGCAGTTCGCCTTTGGTCCACTCCCGGGTGAACGAGCTAACTTCTCCCGAGCGGTCGACGACTACTTGAAAACCGTTTTCCAGAAACGGCAGCCCGTTTTCTACTCTCGTAAACGTAAACGCATGCTCCGAAATATCGGTAGAATAGAATCGTAGAGGGCCGTATTGATTGGGCTTGGCCAGCTCTTTTCGTTCGTCCGCGCTGGTGACCCGCTGCAAAAAATCCGTCGCCACTTCCAGCGCCTTCTCCTGGCTGATCGATGCGGACGGCGATGTGGCCTTGGCCGAAGAATCGTAACGCGAATATTGGAGCAATTCTCCGGTTGCTGCATCGATTCGGACATAGATCCCGCTCTCGTCCTTTTTATCCTGCCACGTGATCTGCCAGCTGGACTGGCCGAAGAAGCGCTCACGCTCCGCGTCGAGAAACATAGCGTCTTCTTGCTTGTAGTCTTGCGGAATCGCGATCCACTTTTGGGCGAGCCCGATCGCTTGCTCCTTCGTGACATGAGGAGAAGCCGACTCGGCGGCGTATGCAACAGGGGGTGCAGCAGGCAACGGAATCCCGAGCGTCGGCGTCAAAACAAGCGCAAGCGACATTCCCGCAGCCATTTTCCACGCGGGGGTTTCTTTCCTCACAAAAACATCTCCTTTTCCAAACTTTGTATACATTCCCCATTTTACCATTAATTTGGAAAAAACAAAAAAGATCTGCCCGCAACAGTTGGCTGCGGGCAGACCTTCTCGTTTCTTTCGTTATACTTCGAGCATTTTTCCGAGCGACTCGACATTCAGCACATTTCCCACCAGGAAATTGCCGAACTCGCCGAAGCGGGCGCTCACTTCGTCAAAGCGCATTTCATACACGATGTGCTTGAATTCCAGCGGATCGTTGGCAAACAGGGTGACGCCCCACTCCCAATCGTCGAAGCCGACGGAGCCGCCGATGATTTGTTTGACCTTGCCGGCGTACTTGCGGCCGATCATGCCGTGGGAGCGCATCATTTCCTGGCGCTCCTGCATCGTCAGCATGTACCAGTTGTCCTGCAGCTCGCGTTTTTTGTTCATCGGGTAGAAGCAGATGTGCTCCCACTTCGGCAGGATCGGATACAGGCGTTCACGCACGTGCGGGTTGGCCTTCGGATCTTCGCCCGGATTGTTTACGTAATTGCTCAGCTCTACGACAGACACGTAGGAGTACGGAGCTTGTGTATATGTAGCAAAGCGAGTCTTGTTGAACGCCGTCTTGATCTCATCGAGCTCCTGCATGGTCGGGCGCAGGAACATGAACACCAGGTCGGCCTTGTGGCCCAGAATGGAATAGATGGCTGTGCTGCCTTGCTTCTCCGCTTCATTCGCTTCCCACGTGCGAATCAGGGCGTTCAGCTCGTCCAACGCCGCCTGGCGCTCCTGCTCGGATGCCGCTCTCCATTTTTCCCAGTTGATGGTGCGGAAATTGTGGTACGTATACCAACCTTCCAATGTAAGCAACGCTTCGTTTGCGCTCACCTGAAATCAGCTCCTTTGAAAAATCTGGTTATCCCCTTGGCAACATTCCCAGTATAGCATAAGGAGCTGACTGATATTCGGAACAGATTGGTGAACAAGCGTTCTTTCCCTTTTCGCATGGCTAAGCTCGCGTTTTCGCCGACAGCCTCGACGCTGCTTCCTCGTCCACGATCACGGTGACGTCGGGATGCTGCTGCAAAAGCGACGCCGGCACATCCGCCGTCATTTCTCCCTCGATCATGCGGCGCACTGCCTCCGCTTTGGCCTCGCCGCTTGCCAGCAGTACGATTTTTTTCGCGCCGAGAATGGTGCGAATCCCCATGGAAACGGCCTGGGTCGGCACTTCATCGATTGTATCGAAAAAGCGGGCGTTCGCCTGAATGGTGCTCTCTGTGAGCTGAACCACACGGGTCGTCGTCTCTTGCCCGGATCCCGGCTCGTTGAAGCCGATATGACCGTTGTTGCCGATGCCCAGCACCTGGATGTCGATACCGCCTGCCGCGGCGATGGCTTGCTCGTACCGCTGACATTCGGCTGCGAGATCGGCTGCATCCCCCCGCGGTATGTTGGTTTGGTCTGCCGGGAGATTGATGTGGGAGAACAGGTTTTGCTCCATGTACGTCCGGTAGCTTTGCGGATGATGGCCAGGCAAGCCGACATACTCATCCAGATTAAAGCTGGTCGCGCGCGAAAAATCGATCCCTTCCGTCCTGCAGAGCTCGACCAGCTCCCGATACATGCCGACCGGGGTCCCACCTGTCGCCAGCCCCAGTACCGTCTCCGGATTGCGGGTGACCTCATCCGCGAGCAGCCGTGCTGCCTGCTTGCTCATCTCGTCGTAGTCTTTTGCGATCACAAGCTTCATCCAACGTTTCACTCCTGTTAATATTTTCGCTCCAGGACAGCTTTGGCCGTCCGTTCCTTGTACATCAACGCTTTTTCTTTGTTGCGCATCGCGATGGCCGTGAAAATGACATCGAGTACGTGCAATTGCGCCATTTTGGCTGCCAGCGACCCGCCTTGCAGAGGCCCTTCCTGCGCCGCCGTCAGCAAGGTGATGTCCGCCACGTTGGTGATCGGCGAGCGGCGGTAATGCGTCACGCAAATAGCGGTAGCCCCCGCCTCTTTCGCCACTTTCAACGAGTCGATCGTATCTTTCGTGCTGCCCGAGACGGACAATCCTACTGCCACATCTCCGGGGCCGAGCGTCGCCGCCGCCATCGCCTGCAGGTGAGACTCGGTGAACGCATCGACCCGCAGCCCGATGCGCAGGCAGGTGTACTTGGCATCCTGTGCCGTCACCGCCGAAGTGCCCACGCCGTAAAAGTGAATCGTTCCGGCAGTCCGCAATAGCTCGATACAGCGCTCCAGCGTGTCCATCTCGAACAGTGCATTTGTATCTTCGATGGCTTGGCGATTTGTCGCCGTCACCTTCTGCGCGATGATTCCAAGCGAATCGTCTTCGCCGACTTCTCCGTGCAGGTTTTTCACCGGATTCACCAGCTCTTGCGCCAGCGCGAGCTTGAACTCCTGATAACCGCGAAATCCGATCTTCCGGCAGAAGCGCAGAACCGTCGTCTCGCCTACCTCCGCCTTTTCCGCCAAGTCGATGACGGAGGAGTAAATGACGCTTTCCGTCTGGGCGAGCACGATCTGCGCCACTTTTTGCTCCGACTTGGTAAAGGAAGGCAGCAAGCTTTGAATTTCCAGCAGGGTATTCGTTTTTACGCCCGCTCCGGACAAAGCGTCCAATCCTTCCTCCTGTCGTCCGGCCATCCGTTTTCCCTCCCATATCAAAAAGGCTGTAGTTTTCCTACAGCCATTATACACAAAAAGGAGTAATCCACCACATATTTTATTGGTAGTGGAGTTTTTCTCCATTTTGTACTCTTCCGGTTGTTTCCCTAACAGGATCTTACTCGTACGTAGCCAACAGCAAGCTGAACCCGCAAAAGAAAATCCAGCACGGTAGTCGCTCCTGTCTCGACAGTTGCCACAGCAGCTTCTGCTGCATAGCCGGGGGCACTGACGACGACCAGATAGCTGCCTGGGGCAAGATCGGGGACGATATACCGCCCCTGGCCGTCCGTTTGCACGGTCGCCACGATCCCTACCGGCGACTGTCTTGCTTGCACACGCACGACCGCTCCCGCAATGGGCAATCCTGTGGCCGACGAGCGAACGGCTCCTGTGATGCTCCCCGTCGCAGACAGGCGAATGGTGATAAACGTCGTCTGATCGGCCAGCACGACGGCTTGGGCGCTTCCCATCCCGATCCCGGGTATCATCCCTTGGACCGTGTACGTACCTGGAGCTACGTTGACAAAACGGAACGTGCCGTCCGGCTGCGCCAGGATGTTCTGCAGGCGCACACGGTTTGCATCGAACAAGGCGAGCTGAATGTTGTTGCCTTGCGCCTGGGCCCCGTCAGGAAGCAGCACGCTCCCCGAGATGTCCCCAGCCAGCGGCAGCATCCCTACCGTTTTAGTAGCAGTCTGGCCGCCGAGTACGGAAACCGTACGGTAGGTGGTCCCGTAACCATCCGCGCTGGCGATGACGTTGTACATTCCTTCCGGCAGACCGGCGACAAGGAATTGCCCTTCGTTATTCGTAACCGTATTGGAGACGAATTGACCGTTGGCATAGAGCTGAATGGCTACCGCAGCTCCCGAGATGGAAAGTCCGGTCACCTGATCGATGACCGATCCGGCCAGGCTTCCCGGCAGCGCAGCCATCGTCAGCGTGAGTCCCGCGACCGTCTGTCCTGCCCCGACGGTCACGGTCTGCATGGCTGCAGCGAAGCCGCTTTCCATCGCACGGACGATGTAGGTGCCCGGCGGGAGATTGCCTATCGAATAGTTGCCGAGATCGTCGGTGACTGCGCTCCCGAACAGTGTCCCGTGCGAATCTTTTACCTGCACGGACGCATTGGGGATGGAAGTCCCTGCGTCAGTTTGCACGCGTCCCGTGACCGTAGCCGGGTTGGGTGGAAGGCCCACTGCGATGACCGTGGTGGTAACCGAAAAGATCGTCGCTCCCACTACTTGCGTCGCGTAACGGTCCGTGCTGATCGACAGCGTGTAGGTCAGCGGAGCCAATCCTTCGATCACAAAATGCCCCAGTCCGTCCGTGATGGTCCGCGCCAGCAAATTGTTGGTGGACGGAAAGTAGACAATCACGTCGACTCCTACCAGCGGTGTTCCGTCAAACGCATCCAAGACTGTCCCCCGGAGTGTTCCCGGGTCGGGGATCAGCTGGACATCTACCATCGCGGTCGCCCCCGCCTCCACCGCAAAAGAGACGTTCTGGCGTTGGTAATCTGCTTGGCGGACAAGCAAGGTGTAATTCCCAGCCTGAAATCCGTCGATCATGTACCTGCCCTGTGCATCCGTCTGGGAAGAAAAAAGAATGGTGCTGTTGTCGTCGAGAAGACGGACCAGCGAGTTTGGCAAGGGAGTGCTGACCCATGCGTCACTGACCTCGCCCGAAACGCCGGACGGCAAAGGCGGCAGAGAGAAATCCAGCACGGTCGCAGCTCCCTGACCAACCAGCGTCGTGGAAGCCTCGGCCGCATACTCAGCGGCAGTGGCGATCAGCGTGTAGCTTCCCGCACTCAGACCGCCGGTTGAATAGCTGCCTTGATCATTCGCCACGAGAATCGTCATGATCGTACCCGAAGGGCTTCCTTGCCTGACCGTTATGACCGCTCCCGGGATTGGCAGTCCAGAGCTTTCATCCCGTACCGTGCCGGCAATGCTCCCCGGCAATCCGACCAGGGCAAAGCTTAGGACAGAAGAGCTCCCTGCCTGTATTTCGGCACCCGCTGCATCGCTCCCGAATCCTGCTGCACTCGTATTCACCGTGTACACGCCAGGGGCCAGATGGCTCACCGAATAATTCCCGTACGGATCCGTCACTACCGAGACGACCGGCGCTCGTGTGCTGTCGTACACAATCACGGTAGCACCTGGGATGGGCAAGCCTGTATTTTGGTCGGTAACGGTGCCGGACAGGCTGCCCGGATCTGCTGTCAATGTTTGCTGGAAGTTGGACGTTTGCCCCGCTTGCAGGAGCACCGACTGGGAGGCAGACGAAAAATAGGGAGCAGAGACCGTGACATTGATCACTTGGGGAGGCAGATTCTCGATTTGGAATGTCCCTAGACCGTCCGTAAGCACTTGGGTAATCAGCAAGCCCCGCACATCAGTCACAAGCACTTTGCTGCCGGGGATCCCCATACCCGTTGCCTGATTCATCACGAGTCCGGACAGGACAGCAGGAAGATCCTTCAGGACGACCGTAGCGCTGGCGACGGCATTCGCCGTTACTGTCACTCCGACGCTCCCGGCTCCGTACCCGGGGGCGTTTCCCAGTACCGTATACGTTCCGGGAGCTACATTGCCGAAGGAAAACGTGCCATCTGCGCTTGCCAGCAGGCTTTGCAGGACTACTTGGGCATTATCCAGCAGCTTGACGTTTAGATTGCTCCCGGTGACAGGAGTCCCCTGTCCGTTTACGATGACACCCGCGACAGCTCCGGGCAGGGGAAACAGAACGCTGCTTGCGTCTGTCGTATCTCCGCTAACCACATTGACGCCAATCGTTCTTGCCGCATAACCGGGGGCGCTAGCTGCCACCGTATAGGCTCCTGGCACAAGATGATTGATCACGAAATTGCCAAACATATCTGTATGGGTCGAGGCTGCAACATTTCCGGCGCTGACAGAGCGAACGAGGATGGACGCGCCGACGAGCGGGGTACCCGGGGCGGAGGCATCTGCAATTTGACCGCTGATTCCCCCCGGATTGGCTGTGAGGACGAAGCCAAGGCCCGTCTCGCTTTCCCCCGGTGCGAGGGTCACCCCGACCATTCCATTTGAAAACCCTGGCGCCGTCGCCGTCACGGTAAAGGTCCCCGCAGGGAGATTGCCGATCGTATACGCACCAGATGCATCTGTATAGCCAAACCCCAATGTCGTTTCGCCTGCGTCCAATACGCGGATGATCGCATTGCTGATTGGCGTAAGTCCGGTGTCTCGTACCGTCCCCGCGATCATAGCAGGGTCGGGGGTCATGCTCAGCGACACGTAAGACGTTCCGCCGGCGGAGACGACCGTACCCACCGACTGGACAGAATAACCGGCCGCAGCAGCCGTCACTACATAAGTTTCGGGTGCTACTCCCGCAAGCGAAAACGTCCCGTCCTCCCCGGTCAATTGAGAAGCGATGAGGATATTTTGGATATCGAAAATTCGCACGACGGTACCCGGAACCGCAGGAGCGATCACACCCTTGATCGTCCCGAACTCCATGGCAAGCAAGCTCTCTACCGAGGTGGTCGTATCGGCCAAAACGTTGGCGCCCGTGCGATTGGACTGGTAGCCGCCGGCAGAACCGATGACCGTGTAATGGCCGGCTCCCAGCCCGGACATCTGAAAATTCCCTTGGCTGTCCGTCCTGGCGGTGTCTACAAGCGAGCCGTTGGCGTCCAGAACATTCACTTGCGCCCCCGCAATTGGCGCCGATGTTCCTTGTGCCAAGATACGCCCTTGAATCTCGCCGGGACTGGGGAACAAGGATAGGGAAACGGTCGTGGCCGCATTTGCCGAAACAGCTGCCGTTGCGCTGCCGCTTCGGTAATCCGCAGCGCTTACCGACACGGTATAGCTGCCAGGCGAAAGCCCGGAAATGACGTAGTTGCCCGACAGATCGCTGTATGTGGACGCAACTACCGCTCCAGCGCTGTTGAGGACACTCACCTCCACATTCGCCCCTGTGATCGGCAGACCGTTCGTTGCATCGAGGATCGTGCCGAAAATGGATCCGGGCAAATCGGCCAGCTGGGCATTCAATGTCGTCGTTGCTCCGGATTGGATCACGGCTGCTGTCACGTAGGTCGCTTTATCGGCGGCAGAAACCATGACCGCATACGATTGCGGCAGCAACCCCGGCACTCCGTATTGCCCGTTGCCGTCCGTCAGCACACTCGCCGCGACTGGACCTCCGGGCACATTTTCCCGGACAGTCACAAGCGCTCCCTGGATGGGCTGGCCGGAGCTGTCTACGACCTGCCCCGCCAACGCCCCCGCCGTAGAAAGAAGGACCATGCTCAAAATCGTCATCTGCATCGGATAGATGGTAGCCCCCAGAGTCACGGTAGCAAACGTATCAGCGTTGGCCGTTACCAAGTAGGAATCCGGTGCAAGATGGGGAAAAGAAAAGCCGCCCGCTGCATCCGTCAAGGCATGGGCAATCGGAACCGCCCCCTTGGAAACCGTCACCGTCCCATTCGCGATCGGATTCATCGCGGTGTCCGTCATCGTTCCGCTCAAAACTCCTGCCAAAAATTCCAGCGCCAGGTCAGCCTGAGTCGTGCCTCCCGCAGATACCTGGATTCCTACCGTTTTACTGGCGTATCCTTGTGCAACAACTACTAGCGCATAAGAACCTGGGGGAATAGAGGAAAGGGTGTACTCCCCATTGATGTCCGTCAAGGTACTGCCTACTATTACACCACCGGTCGTTACAACCTTGACGCTGGCGAATGCCAGATCCGCAGATGTCTCCCCGTCCGTGACGGTTCCGCTGACCGTCCCTGGGAGAGCAGACAAGCGAAACGAAAGAATTTTCGCATCCCCAGGGACCAGTGAGACGCCTGCGTACTGAGCGGAGAACCCAGCGGCGCTTGCCCGCACTTGATACACCCCCGCCGTCAGCTTGTTCAACAGGTAGGCCCCTGTGCCATCCGTCGCAGCTTCCGTCACCGGCATTCCCGATTGGCTGAGGACTTCTACAAGTGCGCCAACGACCGGGACGTTGCCGGGTCCGGTCACGGCTCCGGACAGTTGGGCAGGCAACGGCTGCAGCACGACATCGTGCGTCGTTGATTGGGCTTTGCCGACATTGACTGCAGCAGAATTCGATTGGCACGCATCCGCACTGACCGTTACCGTATAGGCTCCGGGCGCTATGCCAGCGAACTGGTACGTCCCGGAAGCCCCGGTCGCCACCTGCGAGACCGTGACACCCGCGCCGTTAACCAGCTTGACTAATGCACCCGCGATAGGGGCCGCTCCCTGAATTGTCACCGTTCCCGCTATACTCCCCGGGGTCGGAGACAGCAGGACGGTCGCATGGGTGGTTTGGCCCAAAGACACCGTCGCGATTTGAATCTTTTGGTCATAGGTGGGAAGCGACACCGCCAAGGAGTAGGTAGCCGGAGTCAGCCCCGCAAAGGAATAGGCCCCATCGGCATTGGAGGTGGTCGTTCCCACAAGAGCGAGACTGCTGTCGAACAGCTCCGCCGTGGCACCGGCCAGCGGAAAATTCGTCGCTTGATCGAGGACGACCCCCGCGATACTTCCTGACGCAATGACGTTCAGGAAAATCTGGTCTTGGACCGGCGCGATCTTTCCTCCCGAAAAGCTGTCCAATCCGGAGACCATAGCCGTGTCGAGGCTTCGAGTCCCTCCGGAAGAATTGGTGTAGATGCCGCTCACGGTAAACGCTAGCGTTGCTGTCGCACCTGCCGCCACATTGCCGAGTGTCCAGCTGAGGACCTTTGTCAGCGGATTGTAGACAACCGACCCGGTACTCGCGCTGTTCACGGTAATAGCCGTGATTTGGTCGAGCTCGATCAGATCGTTTACCACCACATTGTTTGCCTGGCTTTTCCCCGGATTTGACACGACGATGCTTCCTGTCCACTGGGAGACCTGGCCCGTCGTGACGTTGCCAGGCCCTCCTGTCAGCTGCTTGTCGATTGCCAGACCCGCACGGACGTCGCTGACCGCAACCGTACCGGGATTGCTGAAGGCCGCTGTAAAGGCAAAGCCTTCGCTCGCCCGCAGCGAATCCTTGTTGTAGTTGTTGTCGTTCGCAGAAGAAAACGGGATGAAGCGCAGCGAAGTCAATGTATTGATCGACAAAGTGGAAAGGAATGCCGCTGCCGGCATCACCAGGTCGATGAAATAATCCGGCGTTCCGCCGAAATTGGAACCGTCGCCCGTCAGCCTTACCCGCGCCGTATCAAAGTTGATAATCGGCGACTGCCAGTTCGGCGTACCGTTTCCATCGGTCCCTTCGGCTGGGTCGTTCCAGGAGTTGGCTTGGACTATCGTATTCTGTATCAAGGCAATCCGGTTGCGCAGTCCTTGTACGCCGAGCATCCACTGGTACGTTCCTGCTACACCGTTTGTGTTGATCAGATATCCCCAGGCAAAGTTCTGAAACCCTGTCTTTTGGGAATTCCGGGGGTCTTCGTTGACGCGCATCCGAAAGTACAGGGTAGTGCCGTCGTAGGCCAGAAACACCGCCGGAAACGTCGCATCGCCGACGATGTCCGCACTTCCCGGAGACTCATCGTTGGGCACATCGCCGAACGGTACTCCGCCAAGAGAAAAGGGGATGAACTGGTTGTCTGCAGGGTAGGCCATGTAAACTCACCTCTTGCCTTTACGTTATGTACCCACATCCCCCAAGCGCTGTAAATCCCTCCAAATCGGGCTTATCCGCTTCTGTCCCATGTACAAAAAGAGGCCCCCGCCCACCAAATCAGTGAGCGGAGGCCTCTGCCTCGTTCCGTTTTTCCTTACCCAAACACGCGATATCCGAGCATGATGACGGCGACCATTACGATGAGCGCCCCGATGAAAAAGCCGATGCTGCCTTCATTCCTGCGTGCTTTGCCCATCGTCATTTCGATGAGGCCGAACGATACGATGGCGAGCAGTCCTTTTACATAGTAATACACATCGCTGGTATGGAATTGGAACAGCATCCACAAGCCGGTAACGAGAATGATGACCATCATGAGCCTAAGCAGCATGTGAAGAACTTTTGCCACTGTGGTTTTGCCGGCGCGATACAGGATGTACCCGACGATCAAGAGGACAAAGGCGAGCTCCCAGCTTCCGACATGCGCTTTCAACAACGCAGTACCCAAGCGAAATCAACTCCTTGATTCTAATTATTGCCTGTCCACGACATTATAACAGAAGTGTCGGTTGCATGCAGATGCCTGAACACATGGCATTATTGTGACAGAAGTGTCGGGAAGAGTGCGAGGGCTTCGCTTCGTGGTTTTCTTCTGCCACACTCTCGTGCCGGGGGCGGAAAAAGGGGAAAACGCTCCAGGTTAGTACGGACACTGCTCGGGGGTCTTTCCTGGCCGGCTCCGCTCCAAAAGTGGAACGGCGGCCAAAGTTGTGATCTCAGAGAGCTTTCTCATGGGTGGCCGCTCAAGCGTGTTCCACTTTTTCCGCTCCTCGATTTTCCCGCTTTCTTTCGTATTGAACCGCGTGCCCCACCCTCTGATCTGATCGGGAAACCACGGCTTCCGGGCAAGTACTAGCATCTAAATCCCGGGCTCTTAGTGTACGGGCTAACAGAATCGCTCCGCTCATTGCAGCAACGTACTCCCCATTCAGAACACGAATCAAAAAAGGCTGCACAAATCGCGCAGCCTTTGCCTTTACCTCTGCTCTCTGCTCACTTCTCTTCCTACCATCAACGCAGCAGAAAACCGTCTTTCAGTGGATCGGTCGGGTCGACGACGAATTGGTGGAGGCCGGTGATGAAGGCCTTGCCTTCGATTGTCGGGATGATCGCCTCATATTTGCCTACCTGGGTGGTGGCGGTTACGGTGCCGACGAATTGGCTGTTGACGATTCCTTCGTGGACGAACGGCTCCCCGGCTGCCAGCTGTCCCCGGGCAAACAATGTGGCAAGTCGTGCAGCCGTGCCTGTGCCGCAGGGGGAGCGGTCGATTTGTTTGTCTGCAAATATGGTGACATTGCGCAGGTGCGAGGTCGGCTTTTTCGGCTCGTCGGAAATGATGACTCCGTAAATGCCGGTGAGCTCGGGTTCCAGCGGGTGGACGACCGTGAGCTTTGATTCGAGCTGCTCCTTGATCCGGGCTCCCCACTCCTGGAGCTGGGGCAATTGTTCGATTTCCACCTGCACGCCCAAATCTTTCGCCTGCACGACGGCGTAAAAGGCTCCACCGAAGGCGACGTCGACAACAAAAGAGCGATCCCCCCACTCGATTGGGACATCCTGGGCAAACACGAAAGAAGGGACGTTTTCAAACGTGACGGACTTCACCTGGTCGTCTTCCACCCGCGCCTGCGCCCGGATGCGGCCGGCAGGACTGTCGATGACGAGGCCGTCCTGGACGTCTTCCGCCTTCAATAGTCCTGTTTCGTATGCAGCCGTGACAACCGCGATGATGCCGTGGCCGCACATGGTGCTGTATCCTTCGTTGTGCATGAACAGCA
Proteins encoded:
- a CDS encoding DUF1516 family protein, with product MGTALLKAHVGSWELAFVLLIVGYILYRAGKTTVAKVLHMLLRLMMVIILVTGLWMLFQFHTSDVYYYVKGLLAIVSFGLIEMTMGKARRNEGSIGFFIGALIVMVAVIMLGYRVFG
- a CDS encoding carboxypeptidase regulatory-like domain-containing protein, yielding MAYPADNQFIPFSLGGVPFGDVPNDESPGSADIVGDATFPAVFLAYDGTTLYFRMRVNEDPRNSQKTGFQNFAWGYLINTNGVAGTYQWMLGVQGLRNRIALIQNTIVQANSWNDPAEGTDGNGTPNWQSPIINFDTARVRLTGDGSNFGGTPDYFIDLVMPAAAFLSTLSINTLTSLRFIPFSSANDNNYNKDSLRASEGFAFTAAFSNPGTVAVSDVRAGLAIDKQLTGGPGNVTTGQVSQWTGSIVVSNPGKSQANNVVVNDLIELDQITAITVNSASTGSVVYNPLTKVLSWTLGNVAAGATATLAFTVSGIYTNSSGGTRSLDTAMVSGLDSFSGGKIAPVQDQIFLNVIASGSIAGVVLDQATNFPLAGATAELFDSSLALVGTTTSNADGAYSFAGLTPATYSLAVSLPTYDQKIQIATVSLGQTTHATVLLSPTPGSIAGTVTIQGAAPIAGALVKLVNGAGVTVSQVATGASGTYQFAGIAPGAYTVTVSADACQSNSAAVNVGKAQSTTHDVVLQPLPAQLSGAVTGPGNVPVVGALVEVLSQSGMPVTEAATDGTGAYLLNKLTAGVYQVRASAAGFSAQYAGVSLVPGDAKILSFRLSALPGTVSGTVTDGETSADLAFASVKVVTTGGVIVGSTLTDINGEYTLSSIPPGSYALVVVAQGYASKTVGIQVSAGGTTQADLALEFLAGVLSGTMTDTAMNPIANGTVTVSKGAVPIAHALTDAAGGFSFPHLAPDSYLVTANADTFATVTLGATIYPMQMTILSMVLLSTAGALAGQVVDSSGQPIQGALVTVRENVPGGPVAASVLTDGNGQYGVPGLLPQSYAVMVSAADKATYVTAAVIQSGATTTLNAQLADLPGSIFGTILDATNGLPITGANVEVSVLNSAGAVVASTYSDLSGNYVISGLSPGSYTVSVSAADYRSGSATAAVSANAATTVSLSLFPSPGEIQGRILAQGTSAPIAGAQVNVLDANGSLVDTARTDSQGNFQMSGLGAGHYTVIGSAGGYQSNRTGANVLADTTTSVESLLAMEFGTIKGVIAPAVPGTVVRIFDIQNILIASQLTGEDGTFSLAGVAPETYVVTAAAAGYSVQSVGTVVSAGGTSYVSLSMTPDPAMIAGTVRDTGLTPISNAIIRVLDAGETTLGFGYTDASGAYTIGNLPAGTFTVTATAPGFSNGMVGVTLAPGESETGLGFVLTANPGGISGQIADASAPGTPLVGASILVRSVSAGNVAASTHTDMFGNFVINHLVPGAYTVAASAPGYAARTIGVNVVSGDTTDASSVLFPLPGAVAGVIVNGQGTPVTGSNLNVKLLDNAQVVLQSLLASADGTFSFGNVAPGTYTVLGNAPGYGAGSVGVTVTANAVASATVVLKDLPAVLSGLVMNQATGMGIPGSKVLVTDVRGLLITQVLTDGLGTFQIENLPPQVINVTVSAPYFSSASQSVLLQAGQTSNFQQTLTADPGSLSGTVTDQNTGLPIPGATVIVYDSTRAPVVSVVTDPYGNYSVSHLAPGVYTVNTSAAGFGSDAAGAEIQAGSSSVLSFALVGLPGSIAGTVRDESSGLPIPGAVITVRQGSPSGTIMTILVANDQGSYSTGGLSAGSYTLIATAAEYAAEASTTLVGQGAATVLDFSLPPLPSGVSGEVSDAWVSTPLPNSLVRLLDDNSTILFSSQTDAQGRYMIDGFQAGNYTLLVRQADYQRQNVSFAVEAGATAMVDVQLIPDPGTLRGTVLDAFDGTPLVGVDVIVYFPSTNNLLARTITDGLGHFVIEGLAPLTYTLSISTDRYATQVVGATIFSVTTTVIAVGLPPNPATVTGRVQTDAGTSIPNASVQVKDSHGTLFGSAVTDDLGNYSIGNLPPGTYIVRAMESGFAAAMQTVTVGAGQTVAGLTLTMAALPGSLAGSVIDQVTGLSISGAAVAIQLYANGQFVSNTVTNNEGQFLVAGLPEGMYNVIASADGYGTTYRTVSVLGGQTATKTVGMLPLAGDISGSVLLPDGAQAQGNNIQLALFDANRVRLQNILAQPDGTFRFVNVAPGTYTVQGMIPGIGMGSAQAVVLADQTTFITIRLSATGSITGAVRSSATGLPIAGAVVRVQARQSPVGIVATVQTDGQGRYIVPDLAPGSYLVVVSAPGYAAEAAVATVETGATTVLDFLLRVQLAVGYVRVRSC